One segment of Mycobacterium spongiae DNA contains the following:
- a CDS encoding NADP-dependent isocitrate dehydrogenase: MTRQCRVSDHAERLIVPGIPTSVPITVAHGDGIGPEIMRAALEILTEAGARLDVEEVEIGEAVYLRGHSSGIEPEAWESLRRTRVFLKAPITTPQGGGFKSLNVTVRKTLGLYANIRPCVAYAPFVPTRHPGMDVVVVRENEEDLYGGIEHRQTDEVSQCLKLISRPGSERICRYAFEYARRHGRSRVTCFTKDNIMKLTDGLFHQVFDQVAGDYPDITSEHWIVDIGAAKMTDTPENFDVVVMPNLYGDILSDIGAQIAGSVGMAGSANIGDGVAMFEAIHGSAPRRAGRDVANPSGLLLGAVMMLVHIGQGDVATTVHNAWLAALEAGAATYDIAGPGRAPLGTRDFAKAVMAHLGQCPERLPAVDYPVIARQELPAPAPVARAKKALDGVDVFLHAPNARPDDLAVALLSAAGQGWLRLQMITNRGVKVWPDGFPETFCTDHWRARFTAPYPGAAAHSHILQLLHRLYRAGFDFIKTEGLYRFDDQPGYSLGQGQ, encoded by the coding sequence ATGACCAGGCAATGCCGCGTTTCTGACCACGCCGAGCGGTTGATCGTGCCAGGCATCCCAACCTCGGTGCCGATCACGGTCGCGCATGGCGATGGCATCGGTCCCGAGATCATGCGCGCGGCCTTGGAAATCCTTACCGAGGCCGGCGCTCGGTTGGACGTCGAAGAGGTGGAGATCGGGGAAGCGGTTTATCTGCGCGGTCACAGCTCGGGTATCGAGCCCGAGGCGTGGGAATCACTACGCCGGACGCGGGTGTTCCTCAAGGCTCCGATCACCACACCCCAAGGCGGGGGTTTCAAATCGTTGAACGTCACCGTGCGCAAGACCTTGGGTCTTTATGCCAACATTCGTCCCTGCGTGGCATACGCGCCGTTTGTGCCGACGCGCCACCCCGGCATGGACGTGGTCGTAGTCCGGGAGAACGAAGAGGACCTCTACGGCGGCATCGAGCATCGCCAGACCGACGAGGTTAGCCAATGTCTCAAACTCATCAGCCGGCCTGGCAGTGAGCGAATCTGCCGCTACGCCTTCGAATACGCCCGCCGGCACGGACGGTCCAGGGTTACCTGCTTCACCAAAGACAACATCATGAAGCTGACCGACGGGCTATTTCACCAAGTGTTCGACCAGGTCGCGGGTGACTACCCCGACATCACCTCCGAACACTGGATCGTCGACATCGGCGCGGCGAAGATGACCGACACACCGGAAAACTTCGACGTCGTGGTGATGCCCAACCTGTACGGCGACATCCTGTCGGATATCGGTGCCCAGATCGCAGGTTCGGTAGGAATGGCGGGGTCGGCCAACATTGGCGACGGCGTCGCCATGTTCGAGGCCATACACGGTTCCGCACCACGGCGAGCCGGCCGCGACGTCGCAAATCCGTCAGGACTGTTGCTCGGCGCGGTGATGATGTTGGTACACATCGGTCAGGGCGACGTGGCTACCACGGTCCACAACGCCTGGCTGGCGGCTCTCGAGGCGGGAGCGGCCACCTATGACATCGCGGGACCGGGACGGGCGCCGTTGGGTACCCGTGACTTCGCGAAGGCGGTGATGGCTCATCTCGGGCAGTGTCCGGAGCGGCTCCCCGCCGTCGACTACCCCGTCATCGCACGCCAGGAGCTTCCCGCCCCTGCCCCGGTCGCACGCGCGAAGAAGGCGCTCGACGGTGTCGACGTGTTCTTGCACGCCCCGAACGCCCGCCCGGACGATCTAGCCGTGGCGTTGCTCTCGGCTGCCGGACAGGGCTGGCTGCGGTTGCAGATGATCACCAATCGCGGCGTGAAGGTGTGGCCCGACGGGTTCCCAGAGACATTCTGCACGGACCACTGGCGTGCCCGATTCACCGCTCCCTACCCCGGAGCCGCCGCGCATAGCCACATACTGCAGTTGCTGCACCGCTTGTATCGCGCGGGATTCGACTTCATCAAGACCGAGGGCTTGTATCGGTTCGATGATCAGCCCGGCTATTCCCTGGGACAAGGACAATAA
- a CDS encoding 2,4'-dihydroxyacetophenone dioxygenase family protein — protein sequence MTIVDVPAAVHIGADELPFVDVGDGSMLKVIQVREAEGLWIVENLFRAGYEVQRHKHTGPVYAYTTSGAWRYKEYSYVNRAGSFLYEPAGSIHTLQVLEDDTHVWFQIYGANLNLDAAGNVESVFDGASTLATYRSACAAAGLPEPNVLVG from the coding sequence ATGACCATCGTTGATGTTCCCGCTGCCGTGCACATCGGGGCCGATGAGCTGCCGTTCGTGGACGTCGGTGACGGCTCGATGCTGAAGGTGATCCAGGTCAGGGAGGCCGAGGGGCTCTGGATCGTGGAGAACCTGTTCCGGGCCGGCTATGAGGTGCAGCGGCACAAGCACACCGGACCGGTCTACGCCTACACCACGTCAGGCGCGTGGAGGTACAAGGAGTACAGCTACGTCAACCGTGCGGGCTCATTCCTTTATGAACCGGCCGGGTCGATCCATACCTTGCAGGTTCTCGAGGACGACACTCATGTCTGGTTCCAGATCTACGGCGCCAACCTCAACCTCGACGCCGCGGGCAACGTCGAGAGTGTCTTCGACGGAGCCAGCACCCTGGCGACCTATCGGTCGGCGTGTGCGGCTGCCGGCCTCCCCGAGCCGAATGTTCTGGTCGGATGA
- a CDS encoding LamB/YcsF family protein, protein MTSVDLNADLGEGFGVWQLGDDDAMLEIVTSANVACGFHAGDPTGLLRVCRSAAQRGVRIGAQVSYRDLAGFGRRFIDVDPDDLLADIVYQIGGLRAIAEASGSTVSYVKPHGALYNTIVKNREQAAAVVAAVHTVDSRLPVLGMAHSVFFDEAARLGLRTVAEAFADRAYQPDGRLVPRRQPGALLTDPVAIAQRVVTMVTAGTVPTVDGSPLDIEVKSVCVHGDSPGAVRIAAAVRDHLNAAGIELGAFS, encoded by the coding sequence GTGACCTCCGTCGACCTCAACGCCGACTTGGGTGAGGGGTTCGGCGTCTGGCAGCTTGGCGACGACGACGCCATGCTCGAGATCGTCACCAGCGCCAACGTCGCGTGCGGATTTCATGCTGGTGACCCCACTGGTTTATTGCGGGTCTGCCGGTCCGCTGCTCAACGCGGCGTGCGCATCGGCGCCCAAGTGAGCTACCGCGACCTGGCCGGGTTCGGCAGACGGTTCATCGATGTCGACCCCGACGACCTGCTCGCCGATATCGTGTATCAGATCGGTGGATTGCGGGCCATCGCGGAGGCATCCGGTTCTACCGTTTCCTATGTGAAACCTCATGGTGCTCTTTATAATACGATCGTGAAGAACCGTGAGCAGGCGGCCGCTGTCGTTGCGGCCGTGCACACCGTGGACAGTCGATTGCCGGTGCTGGGGATGGCGCATTCGGTGTTTTTCGACGAAGCCGCCCGCCTGGGATTACGGACAGTTGCCGAGGCTTTCGCCGATCGCGCCTACCAGCCAGACGGTCGCCTGGTCCCCCGCCGCCAACCCGGTGCGCTGCTGACGGATCCGGTGGCCATCGCACAGCGGGTGGTGACCATGGTGACCGCCGGCACGGTGCCCACGGTCGACGGCTCACCTCTCGACATTGAAGTGAAATCCGTTTGTGTACATGGTGATTCACCAGGTGCCGTCCGGATCGCAGCAGCGGTGCGCGACCACCTCAACGCCGCCGGCATCGAGTTGGGAGCGTTTAGCTGA
- a CDS encoding acyl-CoA dehydrogenase yields MLVTVTDEQFAARELVRDWARTAASGAAATAAVREMEHGGQQEDEPGDEHRDEHREDQAGTQASADVWRPLFSGLADLGLFGVAVPEDIGGAGGSIADMCAMVEEAAKSLVPGPVATTAIASVVLSEAVSAELPTAAELASALASGDRFAGVALGGDVQVDSNNSRASGPIPWVLGGAPGGLVLVPADRAWLLVDTTSSGVEVQSLQATDFSRPLARVVLTSAPVAVLPDLGPRVEDLAATVLAAEAAGVTRWALDTAVAYAKVREQFGKPIGSFQAIKHLCAEMLCRAEQAEVAAADAARAGDESDPGQLSIAAALAASIGITAAKANVRDCIQVLGGIGCTWEHDAHLYLRRAHSIGRFLGGAQHWLRRVAALTSDGVRRHLGIDLSEVADQRPGIAAAVAEVATLPEEKRQVALAEAGLLAPHWPAPHGRNASPAEQLLIDQELAAAGVVRPDLVIGWWAAPTLLEHGTPEQIERFVPATLRGEFLWCQLFSEPGAGSDLASLRTRAVRTDGGWLLTGQKVWTSKAHLAKWGVCLARTDPDAPKHKGITYFLLDMASPGIEIRPLREITGDALFNEVFLDNVFVADEMVVGAVNDGWRLARTTLANERVAMATGTALGDPMEELLAVLAQIELDVAQQDRLAGLIVIAATGALLDQRIAQLAVGGQDPGAQSSVRKLIGVRYRQALAEYMMDVSDGGGLVENRAVFDFLNTRCLTIAGGTEQILLTVAAERLLGLPR; encoded by the coding sequence GTGCTAGTGACCGTCACCGACGAACAGTTCGCGGCACGCGAGTTAGTGCGTGACTGGGCTCGCACGGCGGCGTCTGGCGCCGCTGCGACGGCCGCAGTGCGCGAGATGGAGCACGGCGGCCAACAGGAGGACGAACCAGGAGACGAACACCGGGACGAACACCGCGAGGATCAGGCAGGCACTCAGGCAAGCGCCGACGTCTGGCGCCCGCTGTTCTCCGGTCTGGCCGACCTGGGCTTGTTTGGTGTCGCCGTGCCCGAGGACATCGGCGGTGCCGGGGGCAGCATCGCGGACATGTGCGCCATGGTCGAAGAGGCCGCAAAGTCGCTGGTGCCGGGGCCGGTCGCGACGACAGCCATTGCCAGTGTGGTCCTCTCCGAGGCCGTCTCTGCGGAACTGCCGACGGCGGCAGAACTGGCGAGCGCGCTGGCTTCAGGTGACCGCTTCGCCGGCGTGGCGTTGGGCGGTGACGTTCAGGTCGACTCAAACAACTCGCGGGCCTCGGGCCCCATCCCATGGGTGCTCGGCGGTGCGCCCGGCGGCCTCGTGCTGGTGCCGGCCGACCGGGCCTGGTTGCTGGTCGACACCACCAGCTCGGGCGTCGAGGTGCAGTCGTTGCAGGCCACGGACTTCTCTCGGCCACTGGCCCGGGTGGTGCTAACTTCTGCTCCGGTGGCAGTGCTGCCCGACCTCGGACCGCGGGTCGAAGACCTAGCCGCGACTGTCCTCGCGGCCGAGGCCGCCGGCGTGACCCGGTGGGCACTGGATACCGCGGTCGCCTATGCCAAGGTGAGAGAGCAATTCGGGAAACCGATCGGCAGCTTCCAGGCCATCAAGCACCTCTGCGCGGAGATGCTGTGTCGCGCCGAGCAGGCCGAGGTGGCTGCTGCAGATGCCGCCAGGGCTGGGGATGAGTCCGATCCCGGCCAGCTATCGATCGCCGCGGCGTTGGCCGCGAGCATCGGCATCACCGCCGCCAAGGCCAATGTCAGGGACTGCATCCAGGTGCTCGGTGGCATCGGGTGCACGTGGGAGCACGACGCACATCTGTACCTGCGTCGGGCGCACAGTATTGGCCGGTTCCTTGGCGGTGCCCAACACTGGTTGCGTCGCGTCGCGGCCCTGACGTCCGACGGTGTCCGTCGCCATCTCGGTATCGACCTTTCCGAGGTCGCCGATCAGCGACCCGGAATCGCCGCGGCCGTCGCGGAGGTCGCGACTTTGCCCGAGGAGAAACGGCAGGTGGCCCTGGCCGAGGCTGGGCTGCTGGCGCCGCATTGGCCAGCGCCGCACGGGCGCAATGCCTCGCCAGCCGAGCAGTTGCTGATCGACCAGGAGCTCGCGGCGGCCGGTGTGGTGCGGCCGGACCTCGTGATCGGTTGGTGGGCGGCGCCAACCCTCCTCGAGCACGGCACGCCCGAACAAATCGAGCGCTTCGTGCCGGCGACGCTGCGCGGTGAATTCCTTTGGTGCCAGCTGTTTTCCGAGCCCGGAGCTGGCTCGGACCTGGCATCGCTGCGCACCAGGGCGGTTCGGACGGATGGCGGCTGGCTGCTCACCGGGCAGAAGGTGTGGACGTCCAAGGCCCATCTGGCGAAGTGGGGTGTGTGCTTGGCCCGCACCGATCCGGACGCGCCCAAGCACAAGGGCATCACGTACTTCCTGTTGGACATGGCGTCACCGGGCATCGAGATCCGGCCGCTGCGCGAGATCACCGGTGACGCGTTGTTCAACGAGGTGTTCCTGGACAACGTCTTCGTCGCCGACGAGATGGTTGTCGGCGCTGTCAACGACGGTTGGCGGCTTGCTCGCACCACTTTGGCCAACGAGCGGGTCGCGATGGCCACCGGGACCGCCTTGGGTGATCCGATGGAGGAGCTGCTTGCAGTGCTGGCGCAGATCGAACTTGACGTTGCCCAGCAGGACCGGCTAGCGGGATTGATCGTCATCGCGGCCACGGGTGCGCTGCTCGATCAGCGCATCGCCCAACTCGCGGTGGGTGGCCAGGATCCCGGAGCGCAATCCAGCGTGCGCAAGCTTATCGGCGTGCGCTACCGGCAGGCGCTGGCCGAATACATGATGGATGTGTCCGACGGTGGTGGCCTCGTCGAGAATCGGGCGGTGTTCGACTTCCTCAACACCCGGTGCCTCACCATCGCCGGCGGTACCGAGCAGATCCTGCTCACGGTGGCCGCCGAGCGGCTGCTCGGACTGCCGCGGTAG
- a CDS encoding LacI family DNA-binding transcriptional regulator, whose amino-acid sequence MSPTPRGRATLASLAAELNVSRTTISNAFNRPDQLSADLRERVLATAKRMGYAGPDPVARSLRTRRAGAVGLVMTEALSYSFSDPAARDFVAGLAQSCEELGQGLLLVAVGPSRSLADGSSAVLAAGVDGFVVYSVCDDDPYLEVVLQRRLPVVVVDQPKDLPGVSRVGIDDRAAMRAIADYVLGLGHREIGLLTMRLGRDRRQDLVDTERLKSPTFDVQRERITGVWEAMTAAGVDPDSLIVVESYENVATSGGTAAKVALEANPRITALMCTADILALSAMDYLRGHGIYVPGQMTVTGFDGVPEAISRGLTTVSQPSLHKGRRAGELLLKPPRSGLPVIEVLGTELIRGRTAGPA is encoded by the coding sequence GTGAGTCCCACACCGCGCGGGCGGGCGACTCTGGCGTCGTTGGCAGCCGAGCTTAATGTGTCGCGCACCACTATTTCGAATGCCTTCAACCGACCGGATCAACTGTCCGCCGACCTACGTGAGCGAGTGCTCGCCACGGCCAAGCGGATGGGCTATGCGGGACCCGACCCCGTGGCGCGATCTCTGCGGACCCGCAGAGCTGGTGCGGTTGGCCTGGTGATGACCGAAGCGCTGAGCTATTCCTTCAGTGATCCGGCAGCGCGGGATTTCGTTGCGGGACTGGCGCAATCGTGCGAGGAGTTGGGTCAGGGGCTGCTGCTGGTAGCCGTCGGTCCGAGTCGCAGCCTCGCGGACGGCAGCTCTGCCGTGCTGGCGGCCGGGGTGGACGGTTTCGTGGTGTATTCGGTGTGCGATGACGATCCCTATCTCGAGGTGGTACTGCAGCGACGGCTGCCGGTGGTGGTGGTCGACCAGCCGAAAGACCTTCCGGGGGTGTCGCGCGTGGGTATCGACGATCGGGCGGCAATGCGCGCGATCGCCGACTATGTGCTCGGGTTGGGGCACCGCGAGATCGGACTGCTGACCATGCGGCTGGGCCGGGACCGACGCCAGGATTTGGTGGACACCGAAAGGCTGAAGTCGCCGACTTTCGACGTGCAGCGCGAACGCATCACCGGCGTCTGGGAGGCGATGACAGCTGCCGGTGTTGATCCGGATTCGCTGATCGTGGTGGAAAGTTATGAGAACGTGGCGACGTCGGGTGGGACCGCGGCCAAGGTGGCGCTCGAGGCCAATCCGCGGATTACCGCGTTGATGTGCACGGCGGACATACTGGCGCTGTCGGCGATGGATTACCTACGGGGACACGGCATTTACGTACCAGGACAGATGACGGTCACGGGTTTCGATGGGGTACCCGAAGCCATCAGTCGCGGATTGACCACGGTGTCGCAGCCTAGCCTGCACAAGGGTCGCCGCGCGGGTGAGCTGCTGTTGAAGCCGCCACGATCCGGTCTGCCAGTCATCGAAGTACTGGGCACCGAGCTGATCCGGGGTCGGACCGCGGGCCCGGCGTAG
- a CDS encoding DMT family transporter, which yields MQSISMVWLLPVIAAAGALQAVGVPMNAVLRSSLVNPWLASLVSFGLIVAAFLIIVAVFPRPLPTAEAISAMPWWAPLGGIVGAFAVVAGLLFVDKVGAGVFAAFLVSANVIMSVVIDHFGWLHVPEHPITPVRAVGAVALVTGVALITAV from the coding sequence ATGCAATCCATAAGTATGGTCTGGTTATTGCCGGTAATCGCCGCGGCGGGAGCACTGCAGGCGGTCGGCGTACCCATGAACGCGGTGCTGCGCAGTTCGCTGGTCAACCCCTGGTTAGCCTCGCTGGTGTCGTTCGGCTTGATCGTAGCGGCGTTCCTCATCATCGTGGCGGTGTTCCCACGACCGCTGCCCACTGCAGAAGCGATCTCGGCGATGCCGTGGTGGGCTCCGCTCGGTGGCATCGTGGGCGCGTTCGCGGTGGTGGCCGGATTGTTGTTCGTCGACAAGGTCGGTGCGGGCGTGTTCGCGGCGTTTCTGGTCAGTGCCAACGTGATCATGTCGGTGGTGATCGATCATTTCGGTTGGCTCCATGTGCCCGAACATCCGATCACGCCGGTGCGTGCGGTGGGTGCGGTGGCCCTGGTTACCGGTGTCGCATTGATCACCGCAGTGTGA
- a CDS encoding MBL fold metallo-hydrolase, which produces MRLKLGRPDLTRYSNRFSVPAAEADSPLWVTWMGVATLLLDDGSAALMTDGYFSRPGLAKVVAGTVSPSAPRVDGCLARANVSRLAAVIPVHTHIDHVMDSAVVADRTDAQLVGGESAANVGRGHGLPEDRLVVAVPGEPIHLGSFVVTLVESHHCPPDRYPGVIDAPLIPPVRASKYRCGEAWSTLVQHLPSGRRLLIQGSAGFVKGALADYHADAVYLSVGQLGLQPPSYVVDYWTETVRAVGARRVVLIHWDDFFRPLSKPLRAVPYAGDDLDESIRILDELATHDGVALELPTAWRREDPWM; this is translated from the coding sequence ATGCGCTTGAAACTAGGCCGCCCCGATCTCACCCGGTATTCGAACCGGTTCAGTGTTCCTGCCGCCGAAGCTGATTCGCCGCTATGGGTGACATGGATGGGCGTGGCGACGCTGCTCCTCGACGACGGGTCGGCCGCGTTGATGACCGACGGCTACTTTTCCCGCCCCGGCCTGGCTAAGGTGGTCGCCGGCACAGTGTCACCGTCCGCGCCGCGCGTCGACGGCTGCCTGGCTAGGGCCAACGTGTCGCGCCTTGCGGCCGTCATCCCGGTGCACACCCACATCGACCATGTGATGGACTCCGCAGTGGTTGCCGACCGCACCGACGCACAGCTGGTCGGGGGCGAGTCGGCGGCCAACGTCGGGCGTGGCCACGGGCTGCCCGAGGACCGCCTCGTCGTCGCCGTCCCCGGCGAACCAATTCATCTCGGTTCCTTCGTAGTTACGTTGGTGGAATCCCATCACTGCCCACCCGACCGGTACCCCGGGGTGATCGACGCACCGTTGATACCACCGGTTAGGGCATCGAAGTACCGATGCGGTGAGGCGTGGTCGACATTGGTGCAACACCTACCGTCGGGGCGTCGGCTGCTGATCCAAGGTAGCGCCGGTTTCGTCAAGGGCGCCCTCGCCGACTACCATGCCGATGCGGTCTATCTGAGCGTCGGCCAGCTGGGCCTGCAACCCCCGTCATATGTCGTCGACTATTGGACCGAGACGGTCCGCGCTGTCGGCGCGCGCAGGGTGGTTCTCATCCACTGGGACGACTTCTTCCGCCCACTATCAAAGCCATTGCGCGCCGTGCCCTATGCAGGCGACGACCTAGACGAATCCATCCGCATCCTCGATGAGCTGGCCACACACGACGGCGTTGCACTAGAGCTGCCGACAGCGTGGCGGCGCGAGGATCCCTGGATGTGA
- a CDS encoding metal ABC transporter permease codes for MVDNFFSFDITAHLLRHDFVQQALVAAALLGLVAGLIGPFIVMRQMSFAVHGSSELSLTGAAFALLAGFHVGVGALVGSAMAAALFGILGQRARERDSVIGVVLAFGLGLAVLFIHLYPGRTGTSFALLTGQIVGVGYSGLAMLAVVCLLVVAVLTLCYRPLLFATVDPEVAAARGVPVRALGIVFAALVGVVAAQAVQIVGALLVMSLLITPAAAAARVVVAPVAAIAASVIFAEVSAVGGIVLSLAPGVPVSVFVATISFLIYLICWLVGQRRPN; via the coding sequence ATGGTGGACAACTTCTTCTCGTTCGACATCACCGCCCACCTGCTGCGGCACGACTTCGTCCAGCAGGCGCTGGTCGCTGCGGCACTGCTGGGGCTGGTGGCCGGTCTGATCGGGCCGTTCATCGTGATGCGCCAGATGTCGTTCGCCGTTCATGGCTCTAGCGAATTGTCCTTGACTGGCGCCGCATTCGCCCTACTGGCCGGGTTTCACGTGGGGGTGGGCGCGCTGGTCGGCAGCGCCATGGCCGCGGCGCTGTTCGGAATCCTCGGTCAGCGAGCACGCGAACGCGACTCGGTCATCGGCGTGGTGTTGGCCTTCGGGCTGGGCCTGGCGGTCTTGTTCATCCATCTCTACCCGGGACGGACGGGGACCAGTTTTGCGCTGCTGACCGGCCAGATCGTCGGCGTCGGCTACTCCGGGCTGGCCATGCTGGCCGTGGTCTGCCTGCTCGTGGTTGCCGTGTTGACGCTCTGCTACCGACCCCTGTTGTTCGCCACCGTGGATCCGGAAGTCGCGGCAGCCCGCGGCGTACCAGTGCGCGCCCTTGGAATTGTGTTCGCCGCATTGGTCGGCGTGGTGGCGGCCCAGGCGGTCCAAATCGTCGGGGCGCTGCTGGTGATGTCGTTGCTCATCACGCCCGCCGCTGCGGCGGCCCGAGTGGTCGTGGCACCGGTCGCCGCGATCGCGGCATCGGTGATCTTCGCCGAGGTTTCCGCGGTCGGCGGCATCGTGCTGTCGCTAGCGCCTGGAGTCCCGGTCTCGGTGTTCGTAGCCACCATCTCCTTCCTGATCTACCTGATTTGCTGGCTGGTCGGGCAGCGCCGTCCCAACTGA
- a CDS encoding metal ABC transporter ATP-binding protein, which produces MTEHTVALAGARLAFSDRVLWDHLDLSVSPGEFIAVLGPNGTGKTSLLKVLLGQLPLSAGMALVNGAPVTAGNARIGYVPQHRPIDREVMLRGRDLVRLGIDGRRWGVMPLRSADRAQRRQTVRRALRQVNGERLADVRVGLMSGGELQRVRIAQALASDPTLMLCDEPLLTLDPANAKLVSELIDRRRREAGTAVMVVTHEVNPILPYVDRVLYLVDGRFLIGTVEEVMTTETLSALYRANMQVVKVVQGRDVRYVVIGEPEGRSQ; this is translated from the coding sequence GTGACTGAGCACACGGTCGCGCTAGCCGGCGCCCGGCTGGCATTCAGTGACCGGGTGCTGTGGGACCACCTCGACCTATCGGTTTCGCCGGGCGAGTTCATCGCGGTGCTGGGTCCCAATGGCACCGGCAAGACGTCGCTGCTCAAGGTGCTGCTTGGACAACTGCCGCTCAGTGCCGGCATGGCACTGGTGAACGGCGCTCCGGTCACCGCGGGCAACGCGCGCATCGGTTATGTGCCGCAACACCGCCCGATCGACCGAGAGGTGATGCTGCGCGGGCGCGACCTGGTTCGCCTGGGCATCGATGGACGCCGCTGGGGCGTGATGCCGCTTCGGTCCGCGGATCGGGCGCAGCGCCGCCAAACCGTCCGCCGGGCGCTGCGCCAGGTCAATGGCGAACGGCTCGCCGATGTCCGGGTCGGGCTGATGTCGGGCGGGGAGTTGCAGCGGGTCCGCATCGCGCAGGCGCTGGCCAGCGACCCGACGCTGATGCTGTGCGATGAACCGCTGCTGACCCTGGATCCGGCCAACGCCAAGCTGGTGTCGGAGCTGATCGACCGGCGCCGCCGAGAAGCGGGAACTGCGGTCATGGTCGTCACCCACGAAGTCAACCCGATCCTGCCGTATGTGGACCGCGTGCTGTATCTGGTCGACGGACGATTCTTGATCGGCACCGTCGAGGAGGTGATGACCACCGAAACGTTGTCGGCACTGTACCGGGCCAACATGCAGGTGGTGAAGGTCGTCCAGGGACGCGATGTCCGCTATGTGGTGATCGGCGAGCCGGAAGGACGCTCGCAGTGA
- the kstR gene encoding cholesterol catabolism transcriptional regulator KstR: MAVLAESELGSEAQRERRKRILDATMAIASKGGYEAVQMRAVADRADVAVGTLYRYFPSKVHLLVSALGREFSRIDAKTDRSAVAGATPFQRLTFMIGKLNRAMQRNPLLTEAMTRAYVFADASAASEVDQVEKLIDSMFARAMAEGQPSEEQYRIARVISDVWLSNLLAWLTRRASATDVSKRLDLAVRLLIGDQQSA, translated from the coding sequence GTGGCGGTGTTGGCAGAGTCCGAGCTCGGGTCGGAAGCGCAACGGGAGCGCCGCAAGCGCATCCTGGACGCCACCATGGCGATCGCGTCGAAAGGCGGCTACGAGGCGGTTCAAATGCGCGCCGTGGCGGATCGGGCCGACGTTGCCGTCGGCACCCTGTACCGTTACTTCCCGTCGAAAGTGCATTTGCTGGTATCCGCGCTGGGCCGGGAATTCAGCCGCATCGACGCCAAAACCGACCGCTCTGCGGTTGCCGGCGCCACTCCCTTCCAGCGGCTTACCTTCATGATCGGCAAGCTCAACCGCGCGATGCAGCGCAATCCGCTGCTCACCGAGGCAATGACCCGTGCCTACGTCTTTGCCGACGCGTCGGCAGCCAGCGAGGTCGACCAAGTCGAAAAGCTCATCGACAGCATGTTCGCGCGCGCGATGGCCGAGGGCCAGCCGAGCGAGGAGCAGTACCGCATCGCCCGGGTCATTTCGGACGTGTGGTTGTCCAATCTGCTTGCCTGGCTGACGCGGCGAGCCTCGGCCACCGATGTCAGCAAACGGCTGGACCTGGCTGTCCGACTGTTGATCGGCGACCAGCAGAGCGCCTGA